The sequence CCGGAGTGGGGCAGCTTGAGGAAGGAACGGATCGTGATGCTCTTCCTGAGCCACTGGAGACGCTCCGCGTACGCGCCTTTACGACCCACCGGGGCCGGGGACCCTCGGGAGACagcggggagcggggcccggGCTGCGGCGCGCCTGGCCCGGCAGAGAGCGGCCATCCAGAAGCTGCTGAGCGGCTGGCGGGAcgccgcctcccgccgccccccgccgccgccccccgcccgcacCCTGCTCTCCCCGGAGCAGTTCGTGtcggcggcggggggcggcccGGCCGAGTACGAGAGCCTGTCGCTGGAGCTGTTCATGCTGGGCTATTTCCGCATCTTGGAGCAGGACCTGTCCCCCGAGGAGCGCCGAGGCCGCCACCTGCTCTGCTTCGAGGTGTTTGAGCAGCTGGGCCGGCACGGCTGGCGGGCGGTGCGGGCCTTCCACCGCGCCGTCATCGACGAGATCGCGGCCGGGCGGCGCGGCTGGCGCGACGGCTTCGACGACATCAAGGCTCGGTACTTCGGGACTTCGCACAGCCCGGCCCAGCGGCCCGGGCAGCCCGGCGAGGAGGGGGACGAGATTTGTCGCTACATCGATCGCagcttcgccttttggaaggagaaggaggccGAGatcttcagcctggaggagtgaTGCCGAGGGGCTCCGGAGGCCGCGGGCTGCAATAAAAACCTTCTCGGTTCTGTCCCAGCTGAGCGAGGCTTTGCGGGGCGGTGAAGAAAGCTGCTAAGCTGGGCGGGCCGCcgcagcagcccagctccccctctccccgggcGGGTGTTTCAGGCCTCGGCTGCCGCCGCGTGTTTACGGCTGCCGCGGGGTGAGATAAAGACCTATATTTATAGCGGCCCCGGCAGTGCGAGCCCGAGGAGCGAGGAGGGGCATCGCGGGGACCCCTGCTGCCGATGGGGTGCAGGGAGGGTGCTGTGGGAGCTTGTCCCTCCAGGCTCGGTGCCCAGCCGACCCCTTCGCGAGGGGGAGGCTTTCCTAAAGGCAGCGACCGAGGATGAGCGGCGGCGAGAGCTCTGCCCGTGCGGTGCCTTTAAGAGCAGGGAGCAGTGTCCAGGTGCCGCCTAAAAATAGCGAGTGCCCCCCGTCCCGGCTGATCCCGTGTCATGCGGCGTGTCCCTGCCCAGCGCCGGGACCGCGGTCCCTTCCCTCCCGCGGGTCGGCCGGGCTGGGGAGCGCTGCTGAGAGCGGGAGCGACCGCGCCGAGAGGGCTCAAATCACCCCGAGAATCATCCCCAAAAGGCCGGGGCCCGGCGGGGCAGCTGCGGCGTGGTGAGGAGAAAACGCGGCCCCCGTGGGAGGGGGGTGCGGGAGGCGCTTGTGCGGCCGCTGCTGTCCCTGACTCGGGCGCTGGGAAGGCGGGAGGATGTCGCGGCAGGACGAGAGGGAGACGCCGTCGCCTTTTCCTAGCAGGGACCCCCTCGCCTCCCGCTGCTCGGGCACCGCCCGCCTGCCAGCCCCCGCGGCCGTCCCCGGCACCATGGTGAGGAACATGGACGACTTTGATTTCTGCCTGCCTTCGCACGCCCAGGGCgtgctggaggggctgcagcagttCCGCACCAACCCCAAACTGGCCGACGTGACGCTGGTGGCGGGCGGGCGGGAGTTTCCCTGCCACCGAGGCATCCTGGCCCTCTGCAGCCACTACTTCTATGCCATGTTCTCCGGTGACTTTGCTGAGAGCATCGCAGCACGGGTGGAGCTCAAGGAAGTCGACCCCAGTGCGCTGGAGATGCTGCTTGATTTTGCCTACACGGGAAAGGTCACCATCAACCAGGGCAACGTGGAGGGGCTGATGAGGACCTCCAGCCAGCTCCACTTCCCTGCCATCCAGAAGGTCTGCAGCCGCTACCTCCGGCAGCAGATGGATGCCACCAACTGCCTAGGTATCTGTGAGTTTGGTGAGAGCCACGGCTGCCCTGAGGTCTCCTCCAAGGCCTGGTCTTTCTTGCAGGAGAACTTTGAAGCCGTCTCTCTTCAGGAGGAGTTCCTCCAGCTCTCCAAGGAGAGGCTGGCTGTCTACCTCTCCAATgaccagctgcaggtgcaggaggagcggAGCCTGGTTGAGGCTGTGCTGCGCTGGGTGCGCCACGACCCGGGATCCCGAGCCCAGTTCCTGccggagctgctggagctgaccCACCTTGTCTCGCTGCCTGACCAGTACCTGCAAAACCTCCTCGCCACTGAGCCTCTTGTTCGTGACTCAGATGCCAGCAAGGCCCTCGTCGCCCGCTCCCGCACCATGGTGGGTACCCCCTTCCCTCAATGCCACTCcctgagctgggaaggaggagccTCATGGTCCTGTCCTGGCCTCTTCATCAGGGACAGAGTGGCACCGGTGCCCTGAAGAACCCCCCAACCCCACCACAGAAGCTGGaggaggtgctggtggtggtTGGTGGCCGTGTGCTGGAGgatggtgaggatgaggagaggGGGCTGGAAATGCCGGCTGCCACCAGGAACTTTGCCTTCTACAACCCCAAGAGCAGTAAGTGCCCCCCACTTCCTCCAGCTCCCTCCATGTTAATTAACCATCTGCCTACCCCGAGGCCACCTCTTGCCAAACTAATGTCAGTTTAGAGAGACACTGGTTGCGTTGGGATGGGCTTGAAACACAGGGGTGGCTTACACAGTGCCATAGCTGGCTGTGGGGTGATTGCTTggctctgctgtgtttcagggCGATGGATGGCTCTGCCCGACTTCCCTGATTACAACAAGTGGGGCTTTTCCCTGGTGGCTCTGAACAATGATGTGTATGTCACAGGtcagtgccagagctgctggtgcaggGTGGGGGCTtcaaggagcagggatgggggacaGGGAACAGTGATATGAGCTCAGAGGCTCCTCTCTGAGCAAAATCCTCTCCTTACTCTCTGCTTGGGCAAATCTGGCCACGGGCAAGGAATACCCAGGGACAGCTGCACTTGGAGAGGGTGGCCCACCTGACCTGTCTCTCTCTAGGTGGCTCCCGGGGCTCCCAGAATGACACGTGGTCAACGACACAGGCCTGGTGTTtctgccccagggatggggtctgGCAGCCCATCGCATCCATGCTGAGAGCCCGGAC comes from Agelaius phoeniceus isolate bAgePho1 chromosome 10, bAgePho1.hap1, whole genome shotgun sequence and encodes:
- the KLHL30 gene encoding kelch-like protein 30 isoform X1 codes for the protein MSGGESSARAVPLRAGSSVQVPPKNSECPPSRLIPCHAACPCPAPGPRSLPSRGSAGLGSAAESGSDRAERAQITPRIIPKRPGPGGAAAAWDPLASRCSGTARLPAPAAVPGTMVRNMDDFDFCLPSHAQGVLEGLQQFRTNPKLADVTLVAGGREFPCHRGILALCSHYFYAMFSGDFAESIAARVELKEVDPSALEMLLDFAYTGKVTINQGNVEGLMRTSSQLHFPAIQKVCSRYLRQQMDATNCLGICEFGESHGCPEVSSKAWSFLQENFEAVSLQEEFLQLSKERLAVYLSNDQLQVQEERSLVEAVLRWVRHDPGSRAQFLPELLELTHLVSLPDQYLQNLLATEPLVRDSDASKALVARSRTMGQSGTGALKNPPTPPQKLEEVLVVVGGRVLEDGEDEERGLEMPAATRNFAFYNPKSRRWMALPDFPDYNKWGFSLVALNNDVYVTGGSRGSQNDTWSTTQAWCFCPRDGVWQPIASMLRARTNHTSAVLNGEIYVIGGTTVDVVEVERYDPYNKSWCAISPALKYVSNFAAASCLGKLYLVGSCAVKYNALTLQCYNPVQDLWSVITSPFIPKYLSAPRCATLRGLIYLIGDNTKKVHVYNPEANIWQKVQLLHTLHENGGMVALGDRLFVTGGHWKGMDGDYRVEMEVYDCSKDLWTREGSLPCLWLFHSSSSIFMDTSKWTEPFQGDHGW
- the KLHL30 gene encoding kelch-like protein 30 isoform X2 translates to MSRQDERETPSPFPSRDPLASRCSGTARLPAPAAVPGTMVRNMDDFDFCLPSHAQGVLEGLQQFRTNPKLADVTLVAGGREFPCHRGILALCSHYFYAMFSGDFAESIAARVELKEVDPSALEMLLDFAYTGKVTINQGNVEGLMRTSSQLHFPAIQKVCSRYLRQQMDATNCLGICEFGESHGCPEVSSKAWSFLQENFEAVSLQEEFLQLSKERLAVYLSNDQLQVQEERSLVEAVLRWVRHDPGSRAQFLPELLELTHLVSLPDQYLQNLLATEPLVRDSDASKALVARSRTMGQSGTGALKNPPTPPQKLEEVLVVVGGRVLEDGEDEERGLEMPAATRNFAFYNPKSRRWMALPDFPDYNKWGFSLVALNNDVYVTGGSRGSQNDTWSTTQAWCFCPRDGVWQPIASMLRARTNHTSAVLNGEIYVIGGTTVDVVEVERYDPYNKSWCAISPALKYVSNFAAASCLGKLYLVGSCAVKYNALTLQCYNPVQDLWSVITSPFIPKYLSAPRCATLRGLIYLIGDNTKKVHVYNPEANIWQKVQLLHTLHENGGMVALGDRLFVTGGHWKGMDGDYRVEMEVYDCSKDLWTREGSLPCLWLFHSSSSIFMDTSKWTEPFQGDHGW